In Pseudomonas alcaliphila JAB1, a single window of DNA contains:
- a CDS encoding mechanosensitive ion channel family protein, producing the protein MEQWNIWLERDVWLNVAIVLVATALIYSVLRTLVNTLHKRLKAGSADQESSWSHFIAMVIGRTSRVLLLAFSLLLALRLADLPLAWQSALSHTWFVALALQVALWVDTGVRLWSRSLVIGKSGGSYNPVMTTIISIMILIVVWSVMLLSILANLGVDITALVASLGVGGIAVALAVQTVLSDVFASLSIGVDKPFEIGDFVVFGEVAGSIEHIGLKTTRIRSLSGEQVVCANADLLRQVVHNYKRMDTRRIVFKFGINYDTQSDKVRQVAEKVGDIIRATPKARFDRAHFLGFDESQLTFEVVYIVLTSDYNQYMDIQQEINLQLLDALRELDVRFALPRRDLRLVGERMPVLKVDGLPQPAQSEGNDSDQRLPRFS; encoded by the coding sequence ATGGAACAGTGGAATATCTGGCTTGAACGCGATGTCTGGCTCAACGTGGCGATTGTCCTGGTCGCCACGGCGCTGATCTACAGCGTGCTGCGTACCCTGGTGAACACCCTGCACAAGCGCCTGAAGGCTGGGTCGGCGGACCAGGAGAGCAGTTGGTCACACTTCATCGCCATGGTCATCGGCCGCACCAGCCGCGTGTTGTTGTTGGCGTTTTCCCTGCTGTTGGCGTTGCGTCTGGCGGACTTGCCGCTCGCCTGGCAAAGCGCGCTGAGCCATACCTGGTTCGTTGCCCTGGCCCTGCAGGTAGCGTTGTGGGTCGATACCGGCGTGCGCTTGTGGTCGCGCAGCCTGGTGATAGGCAAGAGCGGCGGCAGCTATAACCCGGTGATGACCACCATCATCAGCATCATGATTCTGATCGTGGTGTGGTCGGTGATGTTACTGTCGATCCTGGCCAACCTGGGGGTGGATATCACCGCGCTGGTAGCCAGCCTGGGTGTCGGTGGTATCGCCGTGGCGCTGGCGGTGCAGACGGTGCTCAGCGATGTATTCGCTTCGCTATCGATTGGCGTCGACAAGCCGTTCGAGATCGGTGATTTCGTGGTGTTCGGCGAGGTGGCCGGGAGCATCGAGCATATCGGCCTGAAGACCACGCGTATTCGCAGCCTCAGCGGTGAGCAGGTGGTGTGTGCCAACGCCGACCTGCTGCGCCAGGTCGTACACAACTACAAACGCATGGATACCCGCCGGATCGTTTTCAAGTTCGGCATCAACTACGACACCCAGAGCGACAAGGTGCGCCAGGTGGCGGAGAAGGTCGGCGATATCATCCGTGCCACGCCCAAGGCGAGGTTCGACCGCGCGCATTTTCTCGGCTTCGATGAAAGCCAGCTGACCTTCGAGGTGGTCTATATCGTGCTGACCTCGGACTACAACCAGTACATGGACATCCAGCAGGAGATCAATCTGCAACTACTCGATGCCCTGCGCGAGCTGGATGTGCGCTTCGCCCTGCCCCGCCGCGATCTGCGCCTGGTAGGCGAGAGGATGCCGGTACTCAAGGTCGATGGCCTGCCGCAGCCGGCCCAGAGCGAGGGCAACGATTCGGATCAACGCTTGCCGAGGTTCAGCTGA
- a CDS encoding IS110 family transposase, protein MTAVVGIDIAKQTFDIATLQSNGKYRTKAKLPNDLKGFETLQQWLLKHAEPQAWIVMEATGIYHEALAEWLFKQGYRVCVLNPAQPAFYARSQLQRVKTDKVDAKLLADYGSRHLAELRSWQPEAPEIRRLRALVHRLKDIQELEQIERNRLESTQESKVRVSIQSVLDHLKKQTDETLKAIKQLFDDNDDLRGKRDLLTSIDGIADRTAALLLAELGDIQRFNSSKAVTAFSGLNPRLQESGKHKGHVRISRMGPARLRAGLYMPAVSSLTHNQAIREMGERMKAKGKAGKQIACAAMRKLLCIAYGVLKSGRPFDPALAIAR, encoded by the coding sequence ATGACAGCTGTTGTCGGCATCGACATTGCCAAACAAACATTCGACATCGCGACCCTGCAAAGCAACGGCAAGTACCGCACGAAGGCCAAATTGCCGAACGATCTCAAAGGGTTTGAGACGCTACAGCAGTGGTTGCTCAAGCACGCAGAGCCCCAGGCCTGGATCGTGATGGAGGCCACGGGTATCTATCACGAAGCGCTGGCCGAGTGGCTGTTCAAGCAAGGTTACCGCGTCTGTGTGCTCAACCCGGCCCAGCCGGCCTTCTATGCCCGTAGCCAGTTGCAGCGAGTGAAGACGGACAAGGTCGATGCCAAGCTGCTGGCCGACTATGGCAGTAGGCATCTGGCTGAGCTGCGCAGCTGGCAGCCAGAGGCTCCTGAGATTCGTCGTTTAAGAGCTCTGGTGCACCGTTTGAAAGATATTCAGGAGCTGGAGCAGATCGAGCGCAATCGCTTGGAGAGCACCCAGGAAAGCAAGGTCAGAGTCTCGATTCAATCGGTTCTCGATCATTTGAAAAAGCAGACCGATGAAACATTGAAAGCGATCAAGCAGCTCTTCGATGACAACGATGACCTGCGTGGCAAGCGAGACCTGCTGACCAGCATCGACGGTATCGCCGACAGAACCGCTGCGCTGTTGCTGGCTGAGTTGGGCGATATTCAACGCTTCAACAGCAGCAAAGCGGTCACCGCTTTTTCCGGCCTCAACCCCAGGTTGCAGGAGTCGGGTAAGCACAAGGGACATGTGCGAATTTCGCGCATGGGTCCAGCCCGTTTGCGTGCAGGTCTTTATATGCCAGCCGTCTCGTCCCTGACTCACAACCAGGCCATTCGAGAAATGGGCGAACGTATGAAAGCCAAGGGCAAAGCCGGCAAGCAGATCGCCTGCGCGGCTATGCGTAAGCTGCTGTGTATCGCTTATGGTGTGCTGAAATCTGGTCGGCCTTTTGATCCAGCACTTGCTATTGCGAGGTGA
- the gcvP gene encoding aminomethyl-transferring glycine dehydrogenase gives MTKLDTQNEFIARHIGPRDADTAAMLELLGYDSVDALTGAVIPESIKGTSILGEQPGLSEADALAKIKAIAAKNLQFKNFIGQGYYGTHTPSPILRNLLENPAWYTAYTPYQPEISQGRLESLLNFQTLVSDLTGMQIANASLLDEATAAAEAMTFCKRLSKNKAANTFFVSQHCHPQTLDVLRTRAEPLGIDIEVGDEAAITDVSAYFGALLQYPASNGDIFDYRALVERFHAAGALVAVAADLLALTLLTPPGEFGADVALGSAQRFGVPLGFGGPHAAYFATRDAFKRDMPGRLVGMSVDRFGKPALRLAMQTREQHIRREKATSNICTAQVLLANIASMYAVYHGPKGLTAIAQRVHSFTAILALGLTKLGHSVEQQHFFDTLSIKTGAKTAELHAKARAAGINLREIDAERLGLSLDETTDQAAVEALLNLFAADQAVPAVSDLAAQIASRLPQNLLRQSPILSHEVFNRYHSETELMRYLRKLADKDLALDRSMIPLGSCTMKLNAASEMIPVTWPEFGNLHPFAPVEQAAGYTQLTTELEAMLCAATGYDAVSLQPNAGSQGEYAGLLAIRAYHLSRGDDQRDICLIPQSAHGTNPATASMAGMRVVVTACDARGNVDIADLKAKAEEHKDRLAAIMITYPSTHGVFEEGIREICQIIHDNGGQVYIDGANMNAMVGLCAPGQFGGDVSHLNLHKTFCIPHGGGGPGVGPIGVKSHLAPFLPGHAHMARKEGAVSAAPFGSASILPITWMYITMMGGNGLKRASQMAILNANYIARRLEEHYPVLYSGEGGLVAHECILDIRPLKDSSGISVDDVAKRLIDFGFHAPTMSFPVAGTLMIEPTESESKEELDRFCDAMIAIREEIRAVEQGRLDKDDNPLKNAPHTALELVGDWYHAYSREQAVYPLASLIEAKYWPPVGRVDNVYGDRNLVCACPSIEAYQDA, from the coding sequence ATGACCAAGCTCGATACCCAGAACGAATTCATCGCCCGCCACATCGGCCCGCGCGATGCCGACACCGCCGCCATGCTCGAACTGCTCGGCTACGATTCGGTCGATGCGCTGACCGGTGCCGTGATCCCCGAAAGCATCAAGGGCACCAGCATCCTCGGCGAGCAGCCGGGCCTGTCGGAAGCCGACGCCCTGGCCAAGATCAAGGCCATCGCCGCGAAGAACCTGCAGTTCAAGAACTTCATCGGCCAGGGTTACTACGGCACCCACACGCCGAGCCCGATCCTGCGCAACCTGCTGGAAAACCCGGCCTGGTACACCGCCTACACCCCGTACCAGCCGGAGATTTCCCAGGGCCGCCTGGAGTCGCTGCTGAACTTCCAGACCCTGGTCAGCGACCTCACCGGCATGCAGATCGCCAACGCATCGCTGCTGGATGAAGCCACCGCAGCCGCCGAGGCCATGACCTTCTGCAAGCGTCTGTCGAAGAACAAGGCTGCCAACACCTTCTTCGTTTCCCAGCATTGCCACCCGCAGACCCTCGACGTGCTGCGCACCCGCGCCGAGCCGCTGGGCATCGACATCGAAGTCGGCGACGAAGCCGCCATCACTGACGTCAGCGCCTACTTCGGCGCGCTGCTGCAGTACCCGGCGAGCAACGGTGACATCTTCGACTACCGCGCCCTGGTCGAGCGTTTCCATGCTGCGGGCGCCCTGGTGGCCGTGGCTGCCGACCTGCTGGCCCTGACCCTGCTCACCCCGCCGGGCGAGTTCGGCGCCGACGTTGCCCTGGGCAGCGCCCAGCGCTTCGGTGTACCACTGGGTTTCGGTGGCCCGCACGCCGCCTACTTCGCCACCCGCGACGCGTTCAAGCGCGACATGCCGGGCCGCCTGGTCGGCATGTCGGTCGACCGTTTCGGCAAGCCGGCCCTGCGCCTGGCGATGCAGACCCGCGAGCAGCACATCCGCCGCGAGAAGGCCACCAGTAACATCTGTACCGCCCAGGTGCTGCTGGCCAACATCGCCAGCATGTACGCCGTGTACCACGGTCCGAAAGGCCTGACCGCCATCGCTCAACGCGTGCACAGCTTCACCGCGATCCTCGCCCTGGGCCTGACCAAGCTGGGCCACAGCGTCGAGCAGCAGCACTTCTTCGACACCCTGAGCATCAAGACCGGCGCCAAGACCGCCGAGCTGCATGCCAAGGCCCGTGCTGCCGGCATCAACCTGCGCGAGATCGATGCCGAGCGTCTGGGTCTGTCGCTGGACGAAACCACCGACCAGGCCGCCGTCGAGGCGCTGCTGAACCTGTTCGCTGCTGACCAAGCCGTACCTGCCGTCAGCGACCTGGCCGCGCAGATCGCCAGCCGCCTGCCGCAGAATCTGCTGCGCCAGTCGCCGATCCTCAGCCACGAAGTATTCAACCGCTACCACAGCGAAACCGAGCTGATGCGCTACCTGCGCAAGCTGGCCGACAAGGACCTGGCCCTGGATCGCAGCATGATCCCGCTGGGCTCCTGCACCATGAAGCTCAACGCGGCCAGCGAAATGATCCCGGTCACCTGGCCGGAATTCGGCAACCTGCACCCCTTCGCTCCGGTCGAGCAGGCCGCCGGCTACACCCAGCTGACCACTGAGCTGGAAGCCATGCTCTGCGCCGCCACCGGCTACGACGCCGTGTCGCTGCAGCCCAACGCCGGCTCCCAGGGCGAGTACGCGGGCCTCTTGGCCATTCGCGCCTACCACCTGAGCCGTGGCGACGATCAGCGCGACATCTGCCTGATCCCGCAATCGGCCCACGGCACCAACCCGGCGACCGCCTCCATGGCCGGCATGCGCGTGGTGGTGACCGCCTGTGATGCGCGCGGCAACGTCGACATCGCCGATCTGAAGGCCAAGGCCGAAGAGCACAAGGATCGCCTCGCCGCGATCATGATCACCTACCCGTCCACCCACGGTGTGTTCGAGGAAGGCATCCGCGAGATCTGCCAGATCATCCACGACAACGGCGGCCAGGTGTACATCGATGGCGCCAACATGAACGCCATGGTCGGCCTCTGCGCCCCTGGCCAGTTCGGCGGCGACGTGTCGCACCTGAACCTGCACAAGACCTTCTGCATCCCGCACGGCGGCGGCGGCCCGGGCGTCGGCCCGATTGGCGTCAAGTCGCACCTGGCGCCGTTCCTGCCGGGCCATGCGCACATGGCACGCAAGGAAGGTGCAGTCAGCGCCGCGCCGTTCGGCAGCGCCAGCATCCTGCCGATCACCTGGATGTACATCACCATGATGGGCGGCAACGGCCTCAAGCGCGCGTCACAGATGGCCATCCTCAACGCCAACTACATCGCCCGTCGCCTGGAAGAGCACTACCCGGTGCTGTACTCCGGCGAAGGCGGCCTGGTGGCGCACGAGTGCATCCTCGACATCCGCCCGCTCAAGGACAGCAGCGGCATCAGCGTCGACGACGTGGCCAAGCGCCTGATCGACTTCGGCTTCCACGCCCCGACCATGTCCTTCCCGGTTGCCGGCACCCTGATGATCGAGCCGACCGAGAGCGAGTCCAAGGAAGAGCTGGATCGCTTCTGCGATGCCATGATCGCCATCCGTGAGGAAATCCGCGCGGTCGAGCAAGGCCGTCTGGATAAAGACGACAACCCGCTGAAGAACGCCCCGCACACTGCCTTGGAACTAGTCGGCGACTGGTACCACGCCTACAGCCGCGAGCAGGCCGTGTACCCGCTGGCGAGCCTGATCGAGGCCAAGTACTGGCCGCCGGTCGGCCGCGTGGATAACGTCTACGGCGACCGCAACCTGGTCTGCGCCTGCCCGTCCATCGAGGCGTATCAGGACGCGTAA
- the gcvH gene encoding glycine cleavage system protein GcvH, with product MSELRFTADHEWLRLDNDGLVTVGITHYAQDALGDVVYVQLPQTQAYAQGEEVAVLESVKAASNIAMPLDGEIVEVNAELEGSPELVNESPLDKAWFFRMRLADNAVLADLLDKAGYDRLLNANADA from the coding sequence ATGAGCGAGTTGCGTTTCACCGCCGATCACGAATGGCTGCGTCTGGACAACGATGGTCTGGTTACCGTCGGCATCACCCATTACGCCCAGGACGCGCTCGGCGACGTGGTGTACGTGCAACTGCCGCAAACCCAGGCCTACGCCCAGGGCGAGGAAGTGGCGGTGCTGGAATCGGTGAAAGCCGCCAGCAACATCGCCATGCCGCTGGACGGCGAGATCGTCGAAGTCAACGCCGAGCTGGAAGGCAGCCCGGAACTGGTCAACGAGTCGCCGCTGGACAAGGCCTGGTTCTTCCGCATGCGCCTGGCCGACAACGCCGTGCTCGCCGACCTGCTCGACAAGGCCGGCTATGATCGTCTGTTGAACGCCAACGCCGACGCCTGA
- the sodC gene encoding superoxide dismutase family protein, which yields MRPLIPLAFALLGATSLQASETVTVTLEQASENGTGAPVGSVTISQSPYGLVFTPNLQGLEPGTHGFHVHTEANCNAAEVDGKLTPAGAAGGHWDPQNAGRHGFPWEDDAHLGDLPALLVTEDGSASQPVLAPRLKRLEDLHNRSLMIHAGGDNHADHPQPLGGGGARVACGVIKVPTSTTPI from the coding sequence ATGAGACCCCTGATTCCCCTGGCATTCGCGTTGCTCGGCGCCACCAGCCTGCAGGCCAGCGAGACAGTCACCGTGACCCTCGAACAGGCCAGCGAAAACGGCACAGGCGCGCCTGTCGGCAGCGTGACCATCAGCCAGTCGCCCTATGGGCTGGTGTTTACTCCCAATCTTCAGGGCCTGGAGCCGGGCACGCATGGTTTTCACGTACACACCGAGGCCAACTGCAATGCAGCCGAAGTGGACGGCAAGCTGACACCGGCTGGCGCGGCAGGCGGCCATTGGGACCCGCAGAACGCTGGCCGCCACGGTTTCCCCTGGGAAGACGACGCCCATCTCGGCGACCTGCCGGCGTTGCTCGTCACCGAGGATGGCAGCGCCAGCCAGCCGGTGCTGGCACCGCGACTCAAGCGTCTGGAAGACCTGCATAACCGCTCGCTGATGATTCACGCCGGCGGCGACAATCACGCCGATCATCCGCAACCTCTGGGCGGCGGCGGGGCGCGTGTAGCCTGTGGGGTAATCAAGGTGCCGACCAGCACCACGCCGATCTGA
- the glyA gene encoding serine hydroxymethyltransferase, with amino-acid sequence MFSKHDQLQGYDDALLTAIQAEEQRQEDHIELIASENYCSQRVMQAQGSGLTNKYAEGYPGKRYYGGCEHVDKVEALAIERAKQLFGADYANVQPHSGSSANSAVYLALLNAGDTILGMSLAHGGHLTHGAKVSSSGKLYNAVQYGIDENGLIDYAEVERLAIEHKPKMIIAGFSAYSRVLDFPCFRAIADKVGALLFVDMAHVAGLVAAGLYPNPVPFADVVTTTTHKTLRGPRGGLILARGNEEIEKKLNSAVFPGAQGGPLMHVIAAKAVCFKEALEPGFKTYQQQVIDNARAMAAVFVERGYDVVSGGTDNHLMLISLVKQGLTGKAADAALGDAHITVNKNAVPNDPQSPFVTSGIRIGTPAVTTRGFKEGECRTLAGWICDILDDLENPAVIERVRGQVADLCATFPVYAD; translated from the coding sequence ATGTTCAGCAAGCACGACCAACTGCAAGGCTATGACGATGCCCTGCTCACGGCGATCCAGGCCGAAGAACAGCGCCAGGAAGACCACATCGAGCTGATCGCCTCGGAGAACTACTGCAGCCAGCGCGTCATGCAGGCGCAAGGCAGCGGCCTGACCAACAAGTACGCCGAAGGCTATCCGGGCAAGCGCTACTACGGTGGCTGCGAGCATGTGGACAAGGTCGAGGCGCTGGCCATCGAGCGCGCCAAGCAACTGTTCGGCGCCGACTACGCCAACGTGCAGCCGCACTCGGGTTCTTCGGCTAACAGCGCTGTCTATCTGGCGCTACTCAATGCCGGCGATACCATCCTCGGCATGAGCCTGGCACATGGCGGCCACCTGACCCACGGCGCCAAGGTGTCGTCCTCGGGCAAGCTGTACAACGCCGTGCAGTACGGCATCGACGAGAACGGCCTGATCGATTACGCCGAAGTCGAGCGCCTGGCCATCGAGCACAAACCGAAGATGATCATCGCCGGTTTCTCGGCTTACTCGCGCGTGCTGGACTTCCCGTGTTTCCGCGCCATTGCCGATAAGGTGGGTGCCCTGCTGTTCGTCGATATGGCCCACGTTGCAGGGCTCGTGGCCGCCGGCCTGTACCCCAACCCGGTACCGTTCGCCGATGTGGTTACCACCACCACGCACAAGACCCTGCGCGGCCCGCGTGGCGGCCTGATCCTGGCGCGGGGCAACGAAGAGATCGAGAAGAAGCTCAACTCCGCCGTCTTCCCCGGCGCCCAGGGCGGCCCGCTGATGCACGTGATCGCGGCCAAGGCGGTGTGCTTCAAGGAAGCACTGGAGCCGGGCTTCAAGACCTACCAGCAGCAGGTGATCGACAACGCCCGCGCCATGGCGGCAGTGTTCGTCGAGCGCGGCTATGACGTGGTCTCCGGCGGTACCGACAACCACCTGATGCTGATCAGCCTGGTCAAGCAGGGCCTGACCGGCAAGGCGGCCGACGCGGCGCTGGGCGATGCCCACATCACGGTGAACAAGAACGCCGTGCCGAACGACCCGCAGTCGCCGTTCGTCACCTCCGGCATCCGCATCGGCACCCCGGCCGTGACCACTCGCGGCTTCAAGGAAGGCGAATGCCGCACCTTGGCCGGCTGGATCTGCGACATCCTCGACGACCTGGAAAACCCGGCCGTGATCGAGCGCGTGCGCGGCCAGGTCGCCGACCTGTGCGCCACCTTCCCGGTCTACGCTGACTGA
- a CDS encoding sigma-54-dependent transcriptional regulator, with translation MRIHVSFIDRVGITQEVLALLGGRNLNLDAVEMVPPNVYIDAPTLSAAVLEELRGALLQVHGVQSVEVVDILPGQRRRLQLDALLAAMPDPVLAVDDRATVLLANPALVDMCSRPPEGLSIAALFADEALQQSLLAAGFHQPLREVHFAGQPLLLDAQPITEDGRLTGGLLTLYAPSRMGQRLAALHHDHAEGFDSLLGESAPIRALKARALRVASLDAPLLIHGETGTGKELVARACHTVSVRRTAPFLALNCAALPENLAESELFGYAPGAFTGAQRGGKPGLLELANQGTVFLDEIGEMSPYLQAKLLRFLSDGSFRRVGGDREVKVDVRILSATHRDLEKMVAEGSFREDLFYRLNVLNLEVPPLRERGQDILLLAQHFMAQACAQIQRLPCRLAPATFPALLAGRWPGNVRQLQNVIFRAAAICDSNWVEMDDLDIAGTEVAPRVEGEVASLEQAMDEYEKALLEKLYDSHPSSRQLAARLGTSHTAIAKRLRKYGIPGKH, from the coding sequence ATGCGCATCCACGTCAGTTTCATCGACCGCGTCGGCATCACCCAGGAAGTCCTGGCGCTGCTTGGCGGGCGCAATCTGAACCTCGATGCAGTGGAGATGGTACCGCCAAACGTCTACATCGACGCACCGACCCTCAGCGCCGCCGTGCTCGAGGAACTGCGCGGCGCGCTGTTGCAGGTGCATGGCGTGCAGAGCGTGGAGGTGGTGGACATTCTGCCCGGCCAGCGTCGCCGCCTGCAGCTCGATGCCTTGCTCGCTGCCATGCCCGACCCGGTGCTGGCGGTGGATGACCGCGCCACCGTGCTGCTGGCCAACCCGGCGCTGGTGGACATGTGCAGCCGCCCTCCCGAAGGCCTGAGCATCGCCGCGCTGTTCGCCGATGAAGCACTGCAGCAATCGCTGCTCGCCGCCGGTTTTCATCAGCCGCTGCGCGAGGTGCACTTCGCCGGCCAGCCGCTGCTGCTCGATGCCCAACCGATCACCGAAGACGGTCGCCTGACCGGCGGCCTGCTGACCCTTTATGCGCCGAGCCGCATGGGCCAGCGCCTGGCTGCACTGCATCATGACCATGCCGAGGGGTTCGATTCGCTGCTTGGCGAGTCGGCACCGATCCGCGCGCTCAAGGCCCGCGCGCTGCGGGTGGCGTCGCTGGATGCACCGCTGCTGATCCACGGTGAAACCGGTACGGGTAAGGAGCTGGTGGCGCGCGCCTGTCATACCGTCAGCGTGCGTCGCACTGCGCCCTTTCTGGCGCTGAACTGCGCCGCCCTGCCGGAGAACCTGGCCGAGAGCGAGCTGTTCGGCTATGCCCCTGGCGCCTTCACCGGCGCGCAACGCGGCGGCAAGCCGGGGCTGCTGGAGCTGGCCAACCAGGGCACGGTGTTTCTCGACGAGATCGGCGAGATGTCGCCCTATCTGCAGGCCAAGCTGCTGCGCTTTCTCAGCGACGGCAGCTTCCGCCGCGTCGGTGGCGACCGCGAGGTGAAGGTGGACGTACGCATCCTCAGCGCCACCCACCGCGACCTGGAAAAGATGGTGGCCGAAGGCAGCTTCCGTGAAGACCTGTTCTACCGCCTCAATGTGCTCAACCTGGAAGTGCCGCCGCTGCGCGAGCGTGGCCAGGACATCCTGCTGCTGGCACAGCACTTCATGGCCCAGGCCTGCGCGCAGATCCAGCGCCTGCCCTGCCGCCTGGCGCCGGCTACCTTCCCGGCGCTGCTGGCCGGGCGCTGGCCAGGCAACGTGCGCCAGTTGCAGAACGTGATCTTCCGCGCCGCCGCGATCTGCGACAGCAACTGGGTGGAGATGGACGACCTGGATATTGCCGGCACCGAAGTGGCGCCGAGGGTGGAAGGGGAAGTCGCCAGCCTGGAACAGGCCATGGACGAGTACGAGAAGGCACTGCTGGAAAAGCTCTACGACAGCCACCCTTCCAGCCGCCAACTGGCCGCGCGCCTGGGCACCTCGCACACCGCCATCGCCAAGCGCCTGCGCAAGTACGGGATTCCTGGCAAGCACTGA
- a CDS encoding endonuclease I family protein, with protein sequence MIRRLLPLLCCFTALSLHAAPATFAEAKRLAWPLYEQQSTEFYCGCKYSGNRVDLRSCGYTPRKNANRAQRIEWEHIVPAWVIGHQRQCWQKGGRKNCAANDVQFRKAEADLHNLVPSIGEVNGDRSNYSFAWLPQKPHQYGRCETVVDFKARKVMPRPAIRGMIARTYFYMSDRYKLRLSKQDRQLYEAWSKAYPPKVWEQQRNQQVACVMGWGNPYVGKVDMSSCARKRA encoded by the coding sequence ATGATTCGACGCCTACTGCCCCTGCTCTGCTGTTTCACAGCCCTGTCCCTGCACGCCGCACCCGCCACTTTCGCCGAGGCCAAGCGCCTGGCCTGGCCGCTGTATGAGCAGCAGTCCACCGAGTTCTATTGCGGCTGCAAGTACAGCGGCAATCGGGTCGATCTGCGTTCCTGTGGTTACACGCCACGCAAGAACGCCAATCGCGCCCAGCGCATCGAGTGGGAACATATCGTCCCGGCCTGGGTGATCGGCCATCAACGTCAGTGCTGGCAGAAAGGCGGCCGCAAGAACTGCGCAGCCAACGACGTGCAGTTCCGCAAGGCCGAGGCCGACCTGCACAACCTGGTGCCGAGCATCGGCGAAGTGAATGGCGACCGCAGCAACTACAGCTTCGCCTGGCTGCCGCAGAAGCCGCATCAATACGGCCGTTGCGAGACGGTGGTGGACTTCAAGGCGCGCAAGGTGATGCCGCGCCCGGCCATCCGCGGAATGATCGCGCGCACCTATTTCTACATGTCCGACCGTTACAAGCTGCGCCTGTCGAAACAGGACCGGCAGCTCTACGAAGCCTGGAGCAAGGCCTACCCGCCCAAGGTCTGGGAGCAGCAACGCAACCAGCAGGTAGCCTGCGTGATGGGCTGGGGCAATCCTTATGTGGGCAAGGTGGATATGAGCAGCTGTGCGCGCAAGCGTGCGTAG